Proteins co-encoded in one Sebastes umbrosus isolate fSebUmb1 unplaced genomic scaffold, fSebUmb1.pri scaffold_113_arrow_ctg1, whole genome shotgun sequence genomic window:
- the psma3 gene encoding proteasome subunit alpha type-3: protein MSSIGTGYDLSASTFSPDGRVFQVEYAMKAVENSSTAIAIRCKDGVVFGVEKLVLSKLYEQGSNKRIFNIDRHVGMAVAGLLADARSLSEVAREEASSFRSNYGHDIPLKHLSDRVAMYVHAYTLYSAVRPFGCSFILGSYDKDDGPQLYMVDPSGISHGYWGCAIGKAKQAAKTEIEKLQMKEMTCRELVKEVAKIIYIVHDEVKDKAFELELSWVGEVTNGRHVLVPRDVREEAEKYAKDSLEEEDDSDEDNM from the exons TACGACCTGTCTGCCTCCACCTTCTCTCCAGATGGGCGGGTGTTCCAGGTGGAGTACGCCATGAAGGCCGTAGAGAACAGCAG cACGGCCATCGCTATCCGCTGTAAGGACGGCGTGGTGTTCGGGGTGGAGAAGCTGGTTCTGTCTAAACTCTACGAACAGGGCTCCAACAAACGCATCTTCAACATCGACAGACATGTCGGCATG GCGGTAGCTGGTCTGTTGGCTGATGCTCGTTCTCTGTCGGAGGTCGCCAGAGAAGAAGCTTCCAGCTTCAGATCCAACTACGGACACGACATCCCGCTGAAG cacCTGTCTGACAGAGTGGCCATGTACGTCCACGCCTACACGCTGTACAGCGCCGTGAGGCCGTTCGGCTGCAG tttCATCCTGGGTTCTTATGATAAAGACGACGGTCCTCAGCTCTACATGGTCGACCCGTCGGGCATCTCACAC GGTTACTGGGGTTGCGCCATCGGAAAAGCAAAACAAGCCGCCAAGACAGAGATCGAAAAACTGCAG aTGAAGGAGATGACCTGCAGGGAGCTCGTCAAAGAAGTCGCCAAAAT AATCTACATCGTCCACGACGAGGTGAAGGACAAGGCCTTCGAGTTGGAGCTGAGCTGGGTCGGAGAGG TGACTAACGGACGCCACGTGCTGGTACCCAGAGACGTCCGAGAGGAAGCTGAGAAATACGCCAAG gactctctggaggaggaggacgactcTGATGAAGACAACATGtag